The following are from one region of the Plodia interpunctella isolate USDA-ARS_2022_Savannah chromosome 25, ilPloInte3.2, whole genome shotgun sequence genome:
- the LOC128680692 gene encoding uncharacterized protein LOC128680692 has translation MGRNVAKASRGRSLTPRGKRSTGGNKEEGMSVGESEKTAISRSESLYFSDADSDGSVWLPDVKLGGKQRGQAPKRKASEDVEEAERASNKLSSVTRGRAARRGSYSGTAEARERLRDLSADYAEFERELDRAGTSKFLKASEESGKRCLVDEHLEVVRAAAQKVLAEAGKSGNLKGTAWRAMNEACHDIIVAAGKIEAQCEESEAVRILRADNKRMREQLSLLQQETKALRTAFAERTSSALNEAHPAAGAPSLEDIRGLLSEWKESFERDIFLRLGGMVNDRLKEAEKRGILAPEPIVRPPLAADERRKEAPPGTPAPGTGRSYAGAAAGANLMPPARPGPAPKAAPAKKQPKQATVQAQAPAEVPAVVPPPQEGEQGWAEVVRRGKKKGNKPSPSAQPEPTPVKAPKASAQPPKKIRFTPPKTSAVVVTLKPESKMDYRAVITRATTIDLSSIGVDHVSAVRGTATGARIIEIPGANSGAAADSLAEKLREVIGGEAEVTRPFKAAQIRVSGLDEGVTPEALKEATARAGKCLPGQVRVGNIRMAPDMTASVIITCPVAAANALIDEGRLLVGWTAAKVRGLEALPMRCFRCMGIGHTRALCPSPVDRSELCHRCGKAGHVSSACEASEPWCAVCFAHKLVAKHVMGGPSCNPPRTRGKLAPPNKGTPEGTTMEH, from the coding sequence ATGGGTAGGAACGTGGCCAAAGCTTCGAGGGGAAGGTCTCTGACCCCAAGGGGGAAGAGATCAACCGGGGGGAATAAAGAGGAGGGGATGAGTGTGGGGGAGAGCGAGAAGACGGCGATTAGTCGATCGGAGTCGCTCTACTTTTCCGACGCCGACTCGGACGGGTCAGTCTGGCTCCCGGATGTTAAGCTAGGCGGGAAGCAGCGGGGTCAAGCCCCAAAGAGGAAAGCTTCGGAGGATGTTGAGGAGGCTGAAAGGGCCTCCAATAAGCTTTCCTCTGTCACGAGGGGCCGGGCTGCTCGTCGGGGATCCTATTCCGGGACGGCCGAGGCAAGGGAGAGGCTCCGCGATCTTTCGGCGGATTACGCCGAATTTGAACGCGAGCTGGACAGGGCTGGTACCAGCAAGTTTTTGAAGGCCAGCGAGGAGAGCGGAAAAAGGTGCCTCGTGGACGAGCACCTTGAGGTGGTGAGGGCGGCTGCCCAGAAGGTGCTGGCGGAGGCCGGAAAGTCCGGCAACCTGAAGGGGACGGCATGGCGGGCCATGAATGAGGCCTGCCATGATATAATCGTGGCAGCGGGCAAAATTGAGGCCCAGTGTGAGGAGTCGGAGGCTGTCCGCATTCTCAGAGCGGACAATAAGAGAATGCGGGAGCAGCTTTCGCTCCTCCAGCAGGAGACGAAGGCCCTGCGCACGGCCTTTGCCGAGCGCACGTCGTCGGCGCTGAACGAGGCCCATCCAGCGGCGGGAGCCCCCTCGCTTGAGGACATCAGGGGACTCCTTTCCGAATGGAAGGAGTCCTTTGAGAGGGACATATTCCTCAGGCTGGGGGGTATGGTGAATGACCGCCTCAAGGAGGCGGAGAAGAGGGGCATCCTGGCCCCGGAACCGATCGTTCGGCCGCCACTCGCAGCCGACGAGAGGAGGAAGGAGGCCCCACCTGGTACACCGGCCCCAGGAACGGGACGGAGCTACGCTGGTGCAGCTGCGGGGGCTAATCTCATGCCCCCAGCACGACCTGGGCCTGCACCCAAAGCCGCCCCGGCTAAAAAGCAGCCCAAACAAGCGACGGTGCAGGCCCAGGCGCCTGCCGAGGTACCTGCCGTTGTACCTCCGCCTCAGGAAGGTGAACAGGGGTGGGCTGAGGTGGTTAGAAGGGGGAAAAAGAAGGGGAACAAACCCTCCCCTTCTGCCCAGCCTGAGCCTACCCCAGTGAAGGCCCCCAAGGCGAGCGCACAGCCGCCTAAAAAGATTAGGTTCACCCCACCTAAGACTTCGGCGGTGGTGGTGACCCTCAAGCCGGAATCCAAAATGGATTACCGAGCGGTGATAACGAGGGCCACCACCATCGACCTTTCGTCGATAGGGGTGGACCATGTGTCGGCTGTGCGTGGCACGGCAACGGGGGCTCGTATAATTGAAATACCCGGAGCTAACAGCGGGGCTGCAGCGGACAGCCTCGCAGAGAAGCTCCGGGAGGTCATTGGAGGAGAAGCGGAGGTGACGAGGCCGTTTAAAGCGGCACAAATCAGGGTCTCTGGCCTTGATGAGGGAGTAACGCCGGAGGCCCTAAAAGAGGCCACAGCGAGGGCGGGAAAATGTCTACCGGGACAAGTCAGGGTGGGAAATATTCGCATGGCGCCGGATATGACGGCGTCGGTGATCATCACCTGCCCTGTGGCGGCTGCCAACGCCCTCATAGACGAGGGGCGTCTCCTTGTTGGTTGGACGGCCGCCAAGGTCAGGGGGCTGGAGGCCTTGCCCATGCGGTGTTTCCGGTGCATGGGCATTGGCCACACTAGAGCCCTCTGCCCGTCCCCGGTGGACAGGTCCGAGTTATGCCATCGCTGTGGCAAAGCGGGGCACGTCTCGTCCGCGTGCGAGGCCAGTGAACCCTGGTGCGCGGTGTGCTTTGCGCACAAGTTGGTCGCCAAACACGTTATGGGCGGCCCCTCGTGCAATCCGCCGCGCACACGGGGCAAACTGGCCCCCCCAAACAAGGGAACCCCTGAGGGCACCACGATGGAGCACTAA